The proteins below come from a single Beutenbergia cavernae DSM 12333 genomic window:
- the mnmA gene encoding tRNA 2-thiouridine(34) synthase MnmA, whose amino-acid sequence MRVLAALSGGVDSAVAAARAVDAGHDVVGVHMALSRTRAQHRTGSRGCCSIEDASDARRAADVLGIPFYVWDLSEEFTDTVVADFLSEYAAGRTPNPCVRCNEHIKFSALLDRGLALGFDAVATGHYARIERGAAGVPELHRAADAAKDQSYVLAVMGPERLARSLFPLGEVPTKDAVRAEAAARGLSVSAKPDSYDICFVADGDTQGFLRSHLGSQPGPVLDTDGREVGAHDGAYAFTVGQRKGLRLPRPAADGRPRYVVDVRTASNTVVVGPAELLSVRDVLGERPVWLAEEPHEWTDATVQVRAHGAALPARIRTVTDDDGASHLAARLAEPLRGLAAGQSVVAYDGTRVLGQATVAATGRDAVAAAPALAGVGSTA is encoded by the coding sequence ATGCGCGTGCTCGCGGCTCTCTCCGGCGGCGTCGACTCCGCCGTCGCCGCCGCGCGCGCCGTCGACGCCGGCCACGACGTCGTCGGCGTCCACATGGCCCTCTCGCGCACCCGCGCGCAGCACCGCACCGGCTCGCGCGGCTGCTGCTCGATCGAGGACGCCTCGGACGCCCGGCGCGCCGCCGACGTGCTCGGCATCCCGTTCTACGTCTGGGACCTCTCGGAGGAGTTCACGGACACGGTCGTCGCGGACTTCCTCAGCGAGTACGCGGCCGGCCGCACCCCGAACCCGTGCGTGCGCTGCAACGAGCACATCAAGTTCTCCGCGCTGCTGGACCGAGGGCTGGCACTGGGGTTCGACGCCGTCGCCACCGGGCACTACGCGCGGATCGAGCGGGGTGCGGCGGGCGTGCCCGAGCTGCACCGCGCTGCCGACGCCGCGAAGGATCAGTCGTACGTGCTCGCCGTGATGGGGCCGGAGCGGCTGGCGCGCTCGCTGTTCCCGCTCGGCGAGGTGCCCACGAAGGACGCCGTCCGGGCCGAGGCCGCCGCGCGCGGGCTGTCGGTCAGCGCGAAGCCGGACTCCTACGACATCTGCTTCGTCGCCGACGGCGACACGCAGGGCTTCCTGCGCTCTCACCTGGGCTCCCAGCCCGGCCCGGTCCTCGACACCGACGGCCGCGAGGTCGGCGCCCACGACGGCGCCTACGCGTTCACCGTCGGCCAGCGGAAGGGGCTGCGGCTGCCGCGGCCCGCCGCCGACGGCCGCCCGCGCTACGTGGTCGACGTCCGGACCGCCAGCAACACCGTCGTCGTCGGCCCCGCGGAGCTGCTCAGCGTCCGCGACGTGCTGGGGGAGCGGCCCGTGTGGCTCGCCGAGGAGCCGCACGAGTGGACGGACGCGACGGTGCAGGTGCGCGCGCACGGGGCGGCCCTGCCGGCCCGGATCCGGACGGTGACCGACGACGACGGCGCCTCGCACCTGGCGGCCCGTCTCGCCGAGCCGTTGCGCGGGCTCGCCGCCGGTCAGTCGGTGGTGGCGTACGACGGCACGCGCGTGCTCGGGCAGGCGACAGTCGCTGCCACCGGGCGCGACGCCGTCGCCGCGGCACCGGCCCTCGCCGGCGTCGGCAGCACCGCGTGA
- a CDS encoding NAD-dependent epimerase/dehydratase family protein, with product MRIVVVGGTGNVGTALLRAVRSPGPVTQLDVVSRRGPGRLASRGGAPGAGTPRSAVVQHHRLDVAAAAPGSPEGERLVALLRGADAVVHLAWAHQPSHDAATLRRTNRRGTAAVLGAAARSGVPHVVVASSHAAYAPADDDAPRDESWPVTGIPGSAVSADKVAVENMLEAFAARHHDTTVTSLRPAITLQESVGAAFVRAFLGFGVPRFGLRDGHLPALVWPEGLRIQVVHADDVAAAYLAAVERRMPGPFNVAAPQVLRGADVADALGAERLVELPLEVARVGHTLAWHARLVPAAPDWLDTLAHTPVLDSQRAQQRLAWRAVRSGADVLREAAAGIAVRREGWTPPLTRSGEA from the coding sequence ATGAGGATCGTCGTCGTGGGGGGAACGGGGAACGTCGGGACAGCGCTGCTGCGGGCGGTGCGCTCGCCGGGTCCCGTCACACAGCTCGACGTCGTCTCCCGGCGCGGTCCCGGCCGCCTCGCCTCCCGCGGCGGCGCGCCTGGCGCGGGCACCCCGCGCTCCGCCGTCGTGCAGCACCACCGGCTCGACGTCGCCGCGGCGGCTCCCGGCTCTCCGGAGGGTGAGCGTCTCGTCGCCCTGCTGCGCGGCGCGGACGCCGTCGTCCACCTCGCCTGGGCGCACCAGCCGAGCCACGACGCCGCGACGCTGCGCCGGACGAACCGGCGCGGCACCGCGGCCGTGCTCGGTGCGGCGGCGCGGAGCGGCGTCCCCCACGTCGTCGTCGCCTCGTCCCACGCGGCGTACGCGCCGGCGGACGACGACGCCCCGCGCGACGAGTCGTGGCCGGTCACCGGCATTCCGGGGAGCGCCGTCAGCGCCGACAAGGTGGCCGTCGAGAACATGCTCGAAGCGTTCGCCGCCCGGCACCACGACACGACAGTCACGAGCCTGCGCCCGGCGATCACGCTGCAGGAGTCGGTGGGAGCGGCGTTCGTCCGCGCGTTCCTCGGCTTCGGCGTCCCCCGCTTCGGCCTCCGGGACGGGCACCTCCCGGCGCTCGTGTGGCCGGAGGGCCTCCGGATCCAGGTGGTGCACGCCGACGACGTCGCCGCCGCCTACCTCGCCGCCGTCGAGCGCCGCATGCCGGGCCCGTTCAACGTCGCCGCACCGCAGGTGCTCCGCGGCGCGGACGTCGCCGACGCCCTCGGGGCCGAGCGGCTCGTCGAGCTCCCGCTCGAGGTCGCCCGGGTGGGCCACACGCTCGCGTGGCACGCGCGGCTCGTGCCCGCGGCGCCGGACTGGCTCGACACGCTCGCGCACACTCCGGTCCTGGACTCCCAGCGCGCGCAGCAGCGGCTCGCATGGCGCGCCGTCCGCAGCGGCGCCGACGTGCTGCGCGAGGCGGCGGCGGGGATCGCCGTCCGGCGGGAGGGCTGGACGCCGCCGCTCACCCGCTCCGGCGAGGCGTAG
- a CDS encoding cysteine desulfurase family protein yields the protein MRPQTYLDHAATTPVLPEAIAAFAEEAARLGNPSSTHGHGRAARASLETSRERIAAALDADPAEVLFTAGGSEADTLAVTGAYLARAEANRTRVAISAVEHAAVIEAAHDLARRHGAAVVKLPVDGAGVLRLDALGAELDAHADALALVSVMWANNEVGALQPVDGVVAAVRAACGGAVAVHSDAVQAVGHVPVTFVGSGLDALTLSGHKLGAPAGIGALLARRSLALAPVIAGGGQERGVRSGTVPVALAAALAVAVETAVRDVDGERRRLGALRDRLAAGALAAVLDARLDGPDGDARLPGHVHLTIPGVDVDALLFGLDSAGVSASAGSACHAGVTQASHVMLAMGASPADARSVLRLTLGRTSTDADVDAVLAVLPGAAERARAAGLVAARARGPAPTPRRSG from the coding sequence ATGAGGCCGCAGACCTACCTGGACCACGCGGCGACGACGCCGGTGCTCCCGGAGGCGATCGCGGCGTTCGCCGAGGAGGCGGCGCGGCTCGGCAACCCGTCGTCGACGCACGGGCACGGCCGGGCGGCCCGGGCGAGCCTCGAGACATCGCGCGAGCGCATCGCCGCGGCGCTGGACGCCGACCCGGCCGAGGTCCTCTTCACGGCGGGGGGCTCCGAGGCGGACACCCTCGCCGTCACGGGTGCCTACCTGGCGCGCGCGGAGGCGAACCGCACACGCGTGGCGATCTCCGCCGTCGAGCACGCGGCGGTGATCGAGGCGGCGCACGACCTCGCCCGGCGGCACGGGGCCGCCGTCGTGAAGCTGCCGGTGGACGGCGCGGGGGTGCTCCGCCTCGACGCCCTCGGCGCGGAGCTCGACGCGCACGCCGACGCGCTCGCGCTCGTGTCGGTGATGTGGGCGAACAACGAGGTCGGCGCCCTGCAGCCGGTCGACGGCGTCGTGGCGGCCGTGCGGGCGGCGTGCGGTGGCGCCGTCGCCGTCCACTCCGACGCCGTCCAGGCCGTCGGGCACGTCCCCGTGACGTTCGTGGGCTCCGGGCTCGACGCGCTCACCCTGTCCGGCCACAAGCTCGGCGCCCCGGCGGGCATCGGGGCGCTCCTCGCCCGGCGCTCACTGGCGTTGGCGCCGGTGATCGCCGGCGGCGGTCAGGAGCGCGGTGTGCGCTCGGGCACCGTCCCGGTGGCGCTCGCGGCCGCGCTCGCCGTCGCCGTCGAGACGGCCGTGCGCGACGTCGACGGCGAGCGCCGGCGGCTCGGCGCGCTGCGGGACCGGCTCGCGGCCGGCGCGCTGGCTGCCGTGCTCGACGCGCGCCTCGACGGACCGGACGGCGACGCCCGCCTTCCCGGGCACGTCCACCTGACGATCCCCGGCGTCGACGTCGACGCGCTGCTCTTCGGGCTCGACTCGGCCGGCGTCTCGGCGTCCGCGGGATCGGCGTGCCACGCGGGGGTGACCCAGGCCTCGCACGTGATGCTCGCGATGGGGGCGTCGCCGGCGGACGCCCGGAGCGTGCTGCGACTGACGCTGGGGCGGACGTCGACGGATGCCGACGTCGACGCGGTGCTCGCAGTGCTCCCGGGGGCCGCCGAGCGTGCCCGCGCCGCGGGACTCGTGGCGGCCCGCGCCCGCGGCCCGGCTCCTACGCCTCGCCGGAGCGGGTGA
- a CDS encoding sensor histidine kinase, translating into MSTVTPTEPLPRPGTPDAASAAETTTIPPTPAIRLDPRFVDRREELPFLRGPFTRRAWSEFGFLNLALLLAPFALAYALFTVSVLAGLLVTVVGLFVAGGLVIGARGWGATYRSMASSMLGIDVVAPVERRLATGFWRRLRSMLFDGPGWRAVLFLIVTFPLAIAGFVLSWTFLATGLGAMTHWIWSRWLPLQQAGDGTWHRGASFGLDFFIDTPIRQAGLVLVGVLFLLLWPQVQRAFAQLFRLLVVALLGPTLTSLRVRDLEHARGSMADDADARLRRIERDLHDGTQARLVAVAMQLGEAKEQLTTTQTDPELVDLVSNAHASTKEAIAELRELARGIHPPALDAGLAVALETLAARSPLPVTVDVDASAKPAPAVETIAYFCVAELVTNAVKHAGASGVYVLVEQQGTSLRLRVRDDGRGGAAITQPDAKGHRSGLAGLAERVRAVDGTFDVVSPAGGPTVVTVLLPMSVSA; encoded by the coding sequence ATGTCCACCGTGACCCCCACCGAGCCGCTCCCGCGGCCGGGAACCCCCGATGCGGCGTCGGCCGCCGAGACAACGACGATCCCGCCCACGCCGGCGATCCGCCTCGACCCCCGGTTCGTCGACCGCCGCGAAGAGCTGCCGTTCCTGCGAGGGCCGTTCACGCGCCGCGCCTGGAGCGAGTTCGGCTTCCTCAACCTCGCTTTGCTGCTCGCCCCGTTCGCGCTCGCCTACGCCCTGTTCACCGTGTCGGTGCTCGCCGGGCTGCTGGTGACGGTCGTCGGCCTGTTCGTGGCCGGCGGCCTCGTGATCGGGGCGCGGGGATGGGGAGCGACGTACCGGTCGATGGCCTCGAGCATGCTCGGGATCGACGTCGTGGCCCCGGTCGAGCGGAGGCTCGCCACCGGGTTCTGGCGCCGGCTGCGGTCGATGCTGTTCGACGGGCCGGGGTGGCGAGCGGTCCTGTTCCTGATCGTGACGTTCCCGCTCGCGATCGCGGGCTTCGTGCTGTCGTGGACGTTCCTCGCGACCGGGCTCGGCGCGATGACGCACTGGATCTGGTCCCGCTGGCTGCCGCTCCAGCAGGCCGGCGACGGCACCTGGCACCGAGGCGCCTCGTTCGGCCTCGACTTCTTCATCGACACACCGATCCGTCAGGCCGGCCTCGTGCTCGTCGGCGTGCTCTTCCTGCTGCTGTGGCCGCAGGTGCAGCGGGCCTTCGCCCAGCTGTTCCGGCTGCTCGTCGTGGCCCTGCTCGGCCCGACGCTCACGAGCCTGCGGGTGCGTGACCTCGAGCACGCCCGCGGCTCGATGGCTGACGACGCCGACGCCCGCCTGCGCCGCATCGAGCGGGACCTGCACGACGGCACCCAGGCGCGCCTGGTCGCCGTCGCGATGCAGCTCGGCGAGGCGAAGGAGCAGCTGACGACGACCCAGACCGACCCGGAGCTCGTCGACCTGGTCTCGAACGCGCACGCCTCCACCAAGGAGGCGATCGCGGAGCTGCGCGAGCTGGCCCGCGGCATCCACCCGCCCGCGCTCGACGCCGGCCTCGCGGTCGCGCTCGAGACGCTCGCCGCCCGCTCCCCGCTGCCGGTCACCGTCGACGTCGACGCGAGCGCGAAGCCCGCGCCGGCCGTCGAGACGATCGCGTACTTCTGCGTCGCCGAGCTCGTGACCAACGCCGTCAAGCACGCCGGCGCCAGCGGCGTGTACGTGCTCGTGGAGCAGCAGGGCACCTCCTTGCGGCTGCGGGTGCGTGACGACGGCCGCGGGGGCGCCGCGATCACGCAACCGGACGCGAAGGGGCACCGGTCCGGCCTCGCGGGCCTCGCGGAGCGGGTGCGCGCCGTGGACGGGACCTTCGACGTCGTCAGCCCGGCCGGCGGGCCTACGGTGGTGACCGTGCTGCTGCCGATGAGCGTCTCCGCATGA